The following coding sequences lie in one Arthrobacter sp. SLBN-122 genomic window:
- the dapD gene encoding 2,3,4,5-tetrahydropyridine-2,6-dicarboxylate N-succinyltransferase: MTETASSAVPETLTSNADDRSAFGFGVATIATADATVLDVWFPAPALGVAAENLRSVDNADEVLTRIAEDGADEDRGTEQKVVFVQINLDEAPADTADAYLRLHLLSHRLVQPNTINLDGIFGKLPNVVWTNFGPAAVEGFELTRARLRRRGAVTVYGIDKFPRMVDYVVPTGVRIADADRVRLGAHLAAGTTVMHEGFVNFNAGTLGTSMVEGRISAGVVTGDGSDVGGGASIMGTLSGGGKEKITIGERVLLGANSGVGISIGDDSVVEAGLYVTAGTRVRVPGPKDEVGEDTTRIVKAAELSGVPNLLFRRNSTTGAVEALPRKGQTVELNDALHAN, translated from the coding sequence ATGACTGAGACCGCTTCCTCTGCCGTGCCCGAAACCCTGACCTCCAACGCTGATGACCGTTCCGCCTTTGGCTTTGGCGTTGCCACGATAGCCACCGCTGACGCCACTGTCCTGGACGTCTGGTTCCCCGCGCCGGCCCTGGGTGTTGCAGCGGAGAACCTCCGCTCGGTGGACAACGCTGACGAGGTCCTGACCCGGATCGCCGAGGACGGCGCCGATGAGGACCGCGGCACTGAGCAGAAGGTGGTCTTTGTCCAGATCAACCTCGATGAAGCGCCGGCGGACACCGCGGACGCCTATCTCCGCCTGCACCTGCTCTCGCACCGCCTGGTCCAGCCCAACACCATCAACCTGGACGGCATCTTCGGCAAACTCCCCAACGTGGTGTGGACCAACTTCGGCCCCGCCGCCGTCGAGGGCTTCGAACTGACGCGCGCCCGCCTGCGCCGCCGGGGTGCCGTCACGGTCTACGGCATCGACAAGTTCCCGCGCATGGTGGACTACGTGGTGCCCACCGGTGTGAGGATTGCCGACGCCGACCGCGTCCGCCTGGGTGCCCACCTCGCCGCCGGCACCACCGTCATGCACGAAGGCTTCGTGAACTTCAACGCCGGCACCCTGGGCACCTCCATGGTTGAGGGCCGCATTTCCGCCGGCGTTGTCACCGGCGACGGCAGCGACGTGGGCGGCGGCGCCTCCATCATGGGCACGCTGTCAGGCGGCGGCAAGGAGAAGATCACCATCGGTGAGCGCGTCCTCCTTGGTGCCAACTCCGGCGTGGGCATCAGCATCGGTGACGATTCCGTGGTGGAAGCCGGTCTTTACGTCACGGCGGGCACCCGCGTCCGCGTTCCGGGCCCCAAGGACGAGGTTGGTGAGGACACCACCCGGATCGTCAAGGCTGCCGAGCTCTCCGGCGTGCCCAACCTGCTGTTCCGCCGCAACTCCACCACCGGCGCGGTGGAGGCCCTTCCCCGCAAGGGCCAGACAGTGGAACTGAACGACGCCCTGCACGCCAACTGA
- a CDS encoding TetR/AcrR family transcriptional regulator, which produces MPKIVDADARRQDVVQAVLRIIAVDGLERASLREVADEAGLAVGSVRHYFEGSEELLAFSFGTVVDRVVGRLEALLPAVRGAAQASLEQRQAVLTLLGAMLPLDEETAVEACAWLAFKNAARIRPFLAAEADRSHRDVAVIVGAVVASLLPEDEAQENLVVEAERLLATLDGLCMHALLQPGWMTAQMCRDVLERHLDGLAG; this is translated from the coding sequence GTGCCCAAAATAGTAGACGCTGATGCCCGGCGCCAGGATGTAGTCCAAGCTGTTCTCCGTATCATCGCTGTCGACGGGCTGGAGCGCGCCTCGCTGCGGGAAGTGGCGGACGAGGCCGGGCTCGCGGTTGGTTCCGTCCGGCACTACTTCGAGGGCAGCGAGGAACTCCTGGCGTTCTCGTTCGGCACTGTGGTGGACCGGGTGGTGGGCCGGCTCGAGGCCCTGCTGCCGGCGGTACGGGGCGCTGCCCAGGCCAGTCTGGAACAGCGGCAGGCCGTTTTAACACTCCTGGGCGCCATGCTTCCCCTGGATGAGGAAACAGCCGTGGAGGCCTGCGCGTGGCTGGCCTTCAAGAACGCGGCGCGGATCAGGCCGTTCCTTGCCGCGGAAGCCGACCGGAGCCACCGCGATGTCGCCGTGATCGTTGGGGCCGTGGTTGCCTCCCTGCTCCCTGAGGATGAGGCGCAGGAGAACCTGGTAGTGGAGGCGGAACGGCTGCTGGCCACGCTGGACGGGCTGTGCATGCATGCCCTGCTGCAGCCCGGCTGGATGACCGCGCAGATGTGCCGTGACGTGCTTGAGCGGCACCTGGACGGGTTGGCGGGGTAA
- the galE gene encoding UDP-glucose 4-epimerase GalE produces MKILVTGGTGYIGSHTVLSLQEAGHDVVVIDNLVNSSEESLRRVAELSGKAAEFHHVDLVDEAAVEKVFAGSGIEAVIHFAGLKAVGESVQEPLKYYYNNLVGTLNLIRVMDRHDVRSIVFSSSATVYGEHNPIPYVEKMEIGANNPYGRTKEQIEDILSDLGAADSRWHIALLRYFNPVGAHPSGRIGEDPQGIPNNLVPFIAQVAVGRREKLMVFGGDYDTPDGTCLRDYIHVVDLAGGHVAALDHVAGRTGVFRWNLGSGKGSSVLEVLRSFEKAVGKPIPYEITGRRAGDLPAFWADATSALADLSWSTTKTVDQMCEDHWRWQKNNPQGYAS; encoded by the coding sequence ATGAAAATCTTGGTCACAGGGGGCACCGGCTACATCGGTTCCCACACTGTTCTTTCCCTGCAGGAAGCCGGCCACGACGTGGTCGTCATCGACAACCTGGTCAACTCCAGCGAAGAATCGCTGCGAAGGGTGGCCGAACTCAGCGGCAAGGCCGCGGAGTTTCACCACGTTGACCTGGTGGACGAGGCCGCCGTCGAAAAGGTCTTTGCCGGCAGCGGCATTGAAGCCGTCATCCACTTCGCCGGGCTCAAGGCCGTGGGGGAATCGGTGCAGGAGCCGTTGAAGTACTACTACAACAACCTGGTGGGCACCCTGAACCTGATCCGCGTGATGGACCGGCACGATGTCCGCTCCATTGTGTTCAGCTCCTCAGCAACCGTCTACGGCGAGCACAACCCCATCCCCTACGTGGAAAAGATGGAGATCGGCGCCAACAACCCCTACGGGCGCACCAAGGAACAGATCGAGGACATCCTCTCCGACCTCGGGGCGGCCGACTCCCGCTGGCACATAGCACTGCTGCGCTACTTCAACCCGGTGGGCGCACACCCCTCGGGCCGGATCGGCGAGGACCCCCAGGGCATCCCCAACAACCTGGTTCCGTTCATCGCCCAGGTGGCAGTGGGCCGCCGCGAGAAGCTCATGGTCTTCGGCGGCGACTACGACACCCCGGACGGCACCTGCCTGCGCGACTACATCCACGTGGTGGACCTGGCCGGAGGGCACGTTGCGGCGCTGGACCACGTTGCCGGGCGCACAGGCGTTTTCCGCTGGAACCTCGGCTCCGGCAAGGGCTCCTCCGTCCTGGAGGTCCTGCGCTCCTTTGAGAAGGCAGTGGGCAAGCCGATCCCCTACGAGATCACCGGCCGCCGCGCAGGGGACCTTCCCGCGTTCTGGGCCGATGCCACCTCGGCTCTGGCGGACCTGAGCTGGTCCACCACCAAGACCGTGGACCAGATGTGCGAAGACCACTGGCGCTGGCAGAAGAACAACCCCCAGGGCTACGCCTCCTGA
- a CDS encoding citrate synthase → MTETNNAATLLHAGGELKLPRIQVVEGNEGYDVSKLLKQTGAVTFDPGFMNTAATTSAITYIDGDAGILRYRGYPIEQLAQHSSFLEVSYLLIYGNLPTPTELDEFDQKIRRHTLLHEELKGFFGGFPRDAHPMPVLSSAVSALSTFYQDSLDPFNAEQVEVSTIRLMAKLPVIAAYAHKKSIGQPMLYPDNSMNLVENFLRLSFGLPAEQYELDPVIVKALDLLLILHADHEQNCSTSTVRLVGSSNANLFASVSAGINALFGPAHGGANEAVLKMLRQIQAEGLKPEDYMEKVKNKEDGVRLMGFGHRVYKNYDPRAKIVKATAHEILSKLGGNDELLDIAMRLEEKALSDDYFIQRKLYPNVDFYTGLIYKAMGFPEKMFTVLFAIGRLPGWIAQWREMISDPNTKIGRPRQLYIGEPERDYPAR, encoded by the coding sequence ATGACTGAGACCAACAATGCTGCGACCCTGCTCCACGCAGGTGGCGAGCTGAAGCTCCCGCGCATCCAGGTTGTCGAAGGGAACGAAGGTTACGACGTCTCCAAGCTGCTGAAGCAGACCGGCGCCGTAACCTTTGACCCCGGCTTCATGAACACCGCAGCAACCACCTCGGCAATCACCTACATCGATGGCGATGCGGGCATCCTGCGCTACCGCGGATACCCCATCGAGCAGCTGGCGCAGCACTCCAGCTTCCTTGAGGTGTCCTACCTGCTGATCTACGGCAACCTGCCCACGCCCACCGAGCTGGACGAGTTTGACCAGAAGATCCGGCGCCACACGCTGCTGCACGAGGAGCTCAAGGGCTTCTTCGGCGGCTTCCCCCGGGACGCACACCCCATGCCGGTGCTGTCCTCGGCCGTGTCTGCGCTGTCCACGTTCTACCAGGACTCGCTGGACCCGTTCAACGCCGAACAGGTGGAGGTCTCCACCATCCGCCTCATGGCCAAGCTGCCGGTCATCGCCGCCTACGCGCACAAGAAGTCCATCGGCCAGCCCATGCTGTACCCGGACAACTCCATGAACCTGGTGGAGAACTTCCTGCGCCTCAGCTTCGGCCTGCCCGCCGAGCAGTACGAGCTGGACCCGGTCATCGTCAAGGCCCTGGACCTGCTCCTCATCCTGCACGCCGACCACGAGCAGAATTGCTCCACCTCCACGGTGCGCCTGGTGGGCTCCTCCAACGCCAACCTCTTCGCCTCTGTTTCCGCGGGCATCAACGCGCTCTTCGGCCCCGCCCACGGCGGTGCCAACGAAGCCGTCCTGAAGATGCTGCGCCAGATCCAGGCCGAGGGCCTCAAGCCCGAGGACTACATGGAAAAGGTCAAGAACAAGGAAGACGGCGTCCGGCTCATGGGCTTCGGGCACCGCGTGTACAAGAACTACGATCCGCGCGCCAAGATCGTCAAGGCCACGGCGCACGAGATCCTCAGCAAGCTCGGCGGCAACGACGAACTGCTGGACATCGCCATGCGGCTGGAAGAGAAGGCGCTCAGCGATGACTACTTCATCCAGCGCAAGCTCTACCCCAACGTTGACTTCTACACCGGCCTCATCTACAAGGCGATGGGTTTCCCCGAGAAGATGTTCACCGTCCTGTTCGCCATCGGCCGCCTCCCCGGCTGGATTGCGCAGTGGCGCGAAATGATCAGCGACCCCAACACCAAGATCGGCCGCCCGCGCCAGCTCTACATCGGCGAGCCTGAGCGGGACTACCCGGCCCGCTAA
- the dapC gene encoding succinyldiaminopimelate transaminase, whose amino-acid sequence MTAAVNSFGLDLPDYPWEAMAPYLAKASEHPGGAVNLSIGTPVDPTPQLVQDALKAAANAPGYPTVHGTPALREAIAGWFERRRGVAGLDPRNIMPTVGSKELVAWLPLLLGLKPGDVVVRPKVAYPTYDIGATLAGVTSVATDNLDELDDATRSRVRLIWVNSPGNPTGSVRNVESLKALVEQARELGAVVASDECYAELGWGDWDVQRGGRRVPSILDPQVAGGSHQGLLAVYSLSKQSNLAGYRAAFVAGDPDLMPNLVNSRKHAGMIVPYPVQEAMRVALGDDSHVEAQKDLYRGRRERLVPALLDFGLQIKDSDAGLYLWSTAGEGTWDTVARLADLGIVVGPGVFYGDAGNGYVRVALTGSDERIDAAVARMAGSGS is encoded by the coding sequence GTGACCGCAGCAGTGAATTCGTTTGGCCTGGACCTGCCTGACTACCCGTGGGAGGCCATGGCCCCGTACCTGGCCAAGGCGTCGGAGCATCCCGGCGGAGCCGTGAACCTGTCCATCGGGACGCCCGTGGATCCCACGCCCCAGCTCGTGCAGGATGCACTGAAAGCTGCCGCGAACGCCCCGGGATATCCCACAGTCCACGGCACCCCGGCACTCCGCGAAGCCATCGCCGGCTGGTTTGAGCGGCGCCGGGGCGTGGCCGGGCTTGACCCCCGGAACATCATGCCCACGGTGGGGTCCAAGGAACTCGTCGCGTGGCTCCCGCTACTGCTGGGCCTCAAGCCGGGGGACGTCGTCGTACGCCCCAAGGTGGCCTACCCGACGTACGATATCGGCGCCACCCTTGCAGGCGTCACCTCAGTGGCAACGGACAACCTGGACGAACTCGACGACGCCACCCGCTCCCGTGTCCGTCTCATCTGGGTCAATTCCCCCGGAAATCCCACCGGCAGCGTCCGGAACGTCGAATCCCTGAAAGCGCTCGTGGAGCAGGCCCGTGAACTGGGCGCCGTGGTGGCCTCCGACGAATGCTACGCAGAACTCGGATGGGGGGACTGGGACGTCCAGCGCGGCGGCCGGCGGGTCCCCAGCATCCTGGACCCGCAGGTGGCGGGCGGCTCGCACCAGGGCCTGCTGGCCGTGTACTCGCTGAGCAAGCAGTCCAACCTGGCCGGCTACCGGGCGGCGTTCGTTGCCGGTGATCCTGACCTGATGCCCAACCTGGTCAACAGCCGCAAGCACGCGGGGATGATCGTCCCCTATCCGGTCCAGGAGGCCATGCGCGTGGCTCTGGGCGACGACTCTCACGTCGAGGCCCAGAAGGACCTGTACCGTGGCCGGCGGGAGCGGCTGGTGCCGGCCCTGCTGGACTTCGGCCTGCAGATCAAGGATTCCGACGCCGGCCTGTACCTTTGGTCGACGGCGGGGGAGGGCACGTGGGACACGGTGGCACGTCTGGCCGACCTCGGCATTGTGGTGGGACCGGGCGTCTTCTATGGCGACGCGGGCAACGGGTACGTCCGGGTTGCCCTCACCGGATCCGACGAACGGATTGACGCTGCAGTGGCACGCATGGCCGGATCCGGTTCCTAA
- the fdxA gene encoding ferredoxin, whose amino-acid sequence MTYVIAQPCVDVKDKACIEECPVDCIYEGERSLYIHPDECVDCGACEPVCPVEAIYYEDDTPEEWADYYKANVEFFDDLGSPGGAAKIGNTGKDHPMIAALPPQNQDH is encoded by the coding sequence GTGACGTACGTAATCGCGCAGCCGTGTGTGGATGTCAAGGACAAGGCATGTATTGAGGAATGCCCGGTCGACTGCATCTATGAGGGCGAGCGTTCGCTGTACATCCATCCGGACGAATGCGTGGACTGCGGCGCCTGCGAACCGGTGTGCCCGGTGGAAGCCATTTACTACGAGGATGACACCCCGGAGGAATGGGCCGACTACTACAAGGCCAACGTTGAGTTCTTCGATGATCTTGGTTCCCCCGGCGGCGCGGCCAAGATCGGCAACACCGGCAAGGACCACCCCATGATCGCCGCCCTGCCGCCGCAGAACCAAGACCACTGA
- a CDS encoding putative acetyltransferase yields MSQPLPAPARFLASAEPGIRVVVRYRIEGGLTDALGNLLACDSGSCTVRTRQADVVIPLAQVVAAKEVPPAPPRRPAAR; encoded by the coding sequence GTGAGTCAGCCATTACCTGCGCCCGCCCGCTTCCTTGCCTCGGCTGAGCCCGGGATCCGCGTGGTGGTGCGCTACCGGATCGAGGGTGGCCTCACGGACGCCCTGGGCAACCTGCTGGCCTGTGACTCCGGTTCCTGCACGGTCAGAACCCGGCAGGCCGACGTTGTCATTCCCCTTGCACAGGTGGTGGCCGCCAAGGAGGTCCCGCCCGCTCCCCCGCGCCGTCCAGCTGCTCGCTGA
- a CDS encoding type IV toxin-antitoxin system AbiEi family antitoxin domain-containing protein, translated as MQSVIDALAVMGGVGTTNSLRLAGVSRRSIEAGVFAGTVQRVARGVYALPDADPLLLHAGRHHAVPGCVTALWQRGCGWSGVRKNRILPPGMVGPSLAVWRIAAAFP; from the coding sequence ATGCAAAGTGTTATTGATGCGCTGGCCGTCATGGGCGGAGTTGGTACCACCAACTCCTTGCGGCTGGCCGGAGTCTCCCGCCGTTCCATCGAAGCCGGTGTGTTCGCTGGAACCGTGCAAAGGGTGGCGCGGGGTGTCTATGCCCTGCCGGATGCGGATCCGTTGCTCCTCCACGCCGGCCGTCATCACGCGGTTCCCGGTTGCGTCACAGCGCTCTGGCAGCGGGGCTGTGGGTGGTCCGGCGTCCGGAAAAACCGCATCTTGCCGCCCGGCATGGTCGGTCCATCACTGGCTGTGTGGCGCATCGCAGCGGCATTCCCCTGA
- the typA gene encoding translational GTPase TypA has protein sequence MSETTTNTAVATASRSDLRNVAIVAHVDHGKTTLVDAMLKQTHSFAEHNHLEDRVMDSGDLEREKGITILAKNTTVAYNGPSSKGETITINVIDTPGHADFGGEVERGLSMVDGVVLLVDASEGPLPQTRFVLRKALAAHLPVILLVNKTDRPDARIDEVVHESMDLLLGLASDLADEVPDLDLDKILNVPVVYAAAKVGRASLEQPANGAAPENEDLEPLFQTIIEHIPAPTYNPEGVLQAHVTNLDASPFLGRLALLRIYNGTLRKGQTVAWARANGELKNVKITELLATKALERVPAESAGPGEIVAVAGIEEITIGETLTDAENPQPLPLITVDDPAISMTIGINTSPLAGKVKGAKVTARQVKDRLDKELIGNVSIKVLPTERPDAWEVQGRGELALAILVEQMRREGFELTVGKPQVVTKTVDGKIHEPMEHMTIDVPEEYLGAVTQLMAARKGRMTNMANHGTGWCRMEFIVPARGLIGFRTRFLTDTRGAGIAASISEGYEPWAGPIEYRTNGSMVADRAGVVTPFAMINLQERGSFFVKPTSEVYEGMIVGENSRADDMDVNITKEKKLTNMRAASSDTFENLTPPRELTLEESLEFAREDECVEVTPEAIRIRKVILDTNERAKANRARAKA, from the coding sequence ATGTCTGAAACCACCACCAACACCGCGGTAGCCACTGCATCGCGCAGTGACCTGCGCAACGTCGCGATCGTGGCCCACGTTGACCACGGCAAGACCACCCTGGTCGACGCCATGCTCAAGCAGACCCACTCCTTTGCCGAGCACAACCACCTCGAAGACCGCGTCATGGACTCCGGAGACCTGGAACGCGAAAAGGGCATCACCATCCTGGCCAAGAACACCACCGTGGCCTACAACGGTCCGTCCTCCAAGGGTGAGACCATCACGATCAACGTCATCGACACCCCCGGCCACGCCGACTTCGGCGGCGAAGTGGAGCGCGGCCTGTCCATGGTCGACGGCGTCGTCCTCCTCGTTGATGCTTCTGAAGGCCCGCTGCCCCAGACCCGCTTCGTGCTGCGTAAGGCCCTCGCCGCGCACCTGCCGGTGATCCTGTTGGTCAACAAGACCGACCGCCCCGACGCGCGGATCGACGAAGTGGTGCACGAGTCCATGGACCTGCTCCTGGGCCTCGCATCCGACCTCGCCGACGAAGTTCCGGACCTCGACCTGGACAAGATCCTCAACGTCCCCGTCGTATACGCCGCAGCCAAGGTTGGCCGCGCCTCCCTTGAGCAGCCCGCGAACGGCGCCGCCCCGGAGAACGAAGACCTGGAGCCCCTGTTCCAGACCATCATCGAGCACATCCCCGCTCCCACTTACAACCCGGAGGGTGTCCTGCAGGCGCACGTCACCAACCTGGACGCCTCCCCGTTCCTCGGCCGCCTCGCCTTGCTTCGTATCTACAACGGCACCCTGCGCAAGGGCCAGACCGTTGCTTGGGCGCGGGCCAACGGTGAGCTCAAGAACGTCAAGATCACAGAATTGCTTGCCACCAAGGCCCTGGAGCGCGTCCCGGCTGAGTCCGCCGGCCCGGGCGAGATCGTCGCCGTCGCCGGCATCGAGGAAATTACCATTGGTGAGACCCTGACCGACGCCGAGAACCCGCAGCCGCTGCCGCTGATCACCGTTGACGATCCCGCGATCTCCATGACCATCGGTATCAACACCTCGCCGCTGGCCGGCAAGGTCAAGGGTGCAAAGGTCACCGCGCGCCAGGTGAAGGACCGCCTGGACAAGGAACTGATCGGTAACGTGTCCATCAAGGTGCTCCCCACCGAGCGTCCGGATGCCTGGGAAGTCCAGGGCCGTGGCGAGCTGGCGCTGGCCATCCTGGTTGAGCAGATGCGCCGCGAAGGCTTCGAACTGACCGTCGGCAAGCCGCAGGTTGTCACTAAGACCGTCGACGGCAAGATCCACGAGCCGATGGAGCACATGACCATCGACGTGCCCGAGGAATACCTGGGCGCCGTCACGCAGCTCATGGCTGCCCGCAAGGGCCGCATGACCAACATGGCCAACCACGGCACCGGTTGGTGCCGCATGGAATTCATCGTTCCCGCCCGTGGCCTCATCGGCTTCCGCACCCGGTTCCTGACCGATACCCGCGGCGCCGGCATCGCAGCCTCCATTTCCGAAGGCTACGAGCCGTGGGCCGGCCCCATTGAGTACCGCACCAACGGCTCCATGGTCGCCGACCGCGCCGGTGTTGTCACCCCGTTCGCCATGATCAACCTGCAGGAACGCGGCTCCTTCTTCGTGAAGCCCACCTCCGAGGTGTACGAGGGCATGATCGTGGGCGAGAACTCCCGCGCCGACGACATGGACGTCAACATCACCAAGGAAAAGAAGCTCACCAACATGCGTGCCGCTTCCTCCGACACCTTCGAGAACCTGACCCCGCCGCGCGAGCTCACCCTCGAAGAGTCACTGGAATTCGCCCGCGAAGACGAGTGCGTCGAGGTGACCCCGGAAGCCATTCGCATCCGCAAGGTAATCCTGGACACCAACGAGCGCGCCAAGGCCAACCGCGCCCGCGCCAAGGCATAA
- a CDS encoding SGNH/GDSL hydrolase family protein: MPPAKASTPRGAARATTAAVSGLLAVSAALGLATFGLSGDSAAGGLARAAAGQTVSTGGNPAVAATSRIMNPGNARLEAVVPDISRTVLLIGDSQSEPMDGWPRLGLAAAGYNVYFCGRGGTGFVASNGATGNYIDALQRGDWLLPSGTPPLIVIEGGGNDAAKGASDTQIAGNAQRLIAELQTRYPGTRIALIGTLARGANDGGGRRSEVDVLLGSVAAANGLPFVSVGDWLTRYGLAKDLADAVHMNTEGRAALGGILERRLRDLGLDRKPAVEQ, translated from the coding sequence ATGCCCCCTGCTAAGGCAAGCACCCCCCGTGGTGCCGCCCGGGCCACCACGGCCGCTGTGTCCGGCCTCCTGGCGGTATCGGCGGCCCTGGGACTGGCCACCTTTGGGCTTTCCGGCGACTCTGCTGCGGGCGGGTTGGCACGGGCGGCAGCCGGGCAAACCGTCAGCACAGGAGGGAATCCCGCTGTGGCGGCGACGTCCCGGATCATGAATCCCGGGAATGCGAGGCTTGAAGCAGTGGTTCCGGACATCAGCAGGACTGTCCTGCTGATCGGGGACTCACAGTCGGAACCGATGGATGGCTGGCCGCGCCTGGGGCTCGCCGCTGCCGGCTACAACGTGTACTTCTGCGGCCGCGGCGGCACAGGCTTTGTGGCGTCCAACGGTGCCACAGGTAACTACATTGATGCCCTTCAGCGCGGGGACTGGCTGCTTCCCTCCGGCACCCCGCCACTGATCGTCATCGAGGGCGGCGGAAATGACGCCGCCAAAGGCGCAAGCGACACACAGATCGCAGGAAACGCCCAGCGGCTGATTGCCGAACTGCAGACCCGCTATCCCGGTACGCGGATTGCCCTGATCGGCACCCTGGCGCGGGGAGCAAACGACGGCGGCGGCCGCCGGAGCGAGGTGGACGTCCTGCTGGGTTCCGTGGCGGCCGCCAACGGGCTTCCCTTTGTTTCCGTGGGCGACTGGCTCACCAGGTATGGACTGGCAAAGGACCTTGCGGACGCCGTCCACATGAACACCGAAGGCCGCGCAGCGCTCGGCGGGATCCTTGAGCGCAGGCTGCGTGACCTGGGGCTGGACCGAAAGCCTGCGGTGGAGCAGTAA
- a CDS encoding dipeptide ABC transporter ATP-binding protein, which yields MITPEVRIDEAGTTGVRPLLEIRDLAITFKTGGGEVQAVRDAHLTIMPGETVAIVGESGSGKSTTALAAIGLLPNNGRVSGGQILLDGEDIAHASEHRMIELRGNTIGMVPQDPMSNLNPVWKIGYQVRETLKANGRPSGPDDIAKVLSQAGLPDAKRRANQYPHEFSGGMRQRALIAIGLSCQPRLLIADEPTSALDVTVQRQILDHLETMTNELGTSVLLITHDLGLAAERADKVVVMYQGRVVEAGPSLELLRNPQHPYTKRLVESAPSLASRRIQAAKEQGVETTDILAPAAETVKSDTFLQIQDLRKVYKLRQGLGKATDFAAVDGVSFDVRRGTTTAIVGESGSGKSTVAKMVLQLEKPTDGRILFDGVDTSALKPAELFKFRRRVQPIFQDPYGSLDPMYNIYRTIEEPLRVHKIGDQASREKKVRTLLDQVALPQSAMQRYPNELSGGQRQRVAIARALALDPEVIICDEAVSALDVLVQAQVLNLLADLQANLGLTYLFITHDLAVVRQIADHVCVMEKGRLVETGSTDDVFESPKQDYTKALLNAIPGAKLMLPPEVA from the coding sequence ATGATAACTCCAGAAGTCCGCATCGATGAGGCCGGCACCACCGGCGTCAGGCCGCTGCTGGAAATCCGTGACCTGGCCATCACCTTCAAGACCGGCGGCGGTGAAGTCCAGGCTGTCCGGGACGCCCACCTGACCATCATGCCTGGCGAAACGGTCGCCATCGTGGGGGAGTCCGGCTCCGGAAAGTCCACCACGGCCCTGGCAGCCATCGGGCTCCTGCCCAACAACGGCAGGGTGTCCGGCGGGCAGATCCTGCTCGACGGCGAGGACATCGCCCACGCCAGCGAGCACCGCATGATCGAACTGCGGGGCAACACCATCGGCATGGTCCCGCAGGACCCCATGTCCAACCTGAACCCCGTGTGGAAGATCGGCTACCAGGTCAGGGAGACGCTGAAGGCGAACGGCCGTCCCAGCGGTCCGGACGACATTGCCAAGGTGCTGTCCCAGGCAGGGCTGCCGGATGCCAAGCGGCGGGCCAACCAGTACCCGCACGAGTTCTCGGGCGGCATGCGCCAGCGCGCGTTGATCGCCATTGGCCTCTCCTGCCAGCCGCGCCTGCTGATCGCGGACGAGCCGACGTCGGCCCTCGACGTCACCGTCCAGCGGCAGATCCTGGACCACCTGGAGACCATGACCAACGAGCTGGGTACCTCGGTGCTGCTGATCACCCATGACCTGGGCCTGGCCGCAGAGCGTGCTGACAAAGTGGTGGTCATGTACCAGGGCCGCGTCGTTGAAGCTGGGCCCTCGCTGGAATTGCTCCGCAACCCGCAGCACCCCTACACCAAGCGGCTCGTTGAGTCCGCTCCGTCCCTGGCCAGCCGCCGCATTCAGGCGGCCAAGGAGCAGGGAGTGGAGACGACGGACATCCTGGCACCCGCCGCCGAGACGGTGAAGTCCGATACCTTCCTGCAGATCCAGGACCTGCGGAAGGTGTACAAGCTGCGCCAGGGGCTTGGCAAGGCAACGGACTTCGCGGCGGTCGACGGCGTGAGCTTCGACGTGCGGCGCGGAACCACGACGGCGATCGTGGGGGAGTCGGGGTCCGGCAAGTCCACAGTGGCCAAGATGGTGCTCCAGCTGGAAAAGCCGACGGACGGCAGGATCCTGTTCGACGGGGTCGATACCTCCGCCCTGAAGCCCGCCGAACTGTTCAAGTTCCGCAGGCGGGTCCAGCCGATCTTCCAGGACCCGTACGGCTCCCTCGATCCGATGTACAACATCTACCGCACCATCGAGGAACCCCTGCGCGTCCACAAGATCGGGGACCAGGCCAGCCGGGAGAAGAAAGTCCGGACGCTGCTGGACCAGGTGGCGCTGCCCCAGTCCGCCATGCAGCGCTACCCGAACGAGCTGTCGGGCGGGCAGCGGCAGCGTGTTGCCATTGCCCGGGCGCTGGCCCTGGACCCCGAAGTCATCATCTGTGATGAGGCGGTCTCCGCGCTGGACGTACTGGTGCAGGCGCAGGTGCTCAACCTGCTCGCCGACCTCCAGGCCAACCTTGGGCTGACGTACCTGTTCATCACGCACGACCTTGCCGTGGTGCGGCAGATCGCTGACCACGTGTGCGTGATGGAAAAGGGCCGGCTGGTGGAGACCGGTTCCACGGATGATGTCTTCGAATCGCCCAAGCAGGACTACACCAAGGCGCTGCTGAACGCCATCCCCGGCGCGAAGCTGATGCTTCCGCCTGAGGTGGCGTAG